From a single Bacteroidales bacterium genomic region:
- a CDS encoding dodecin family protein: MAILKVIEVLASSKESWEDATKQAVKIAAQTVKEIRSVYIQEMSVVVKNNEVAEYRVNAKITFEVITL; the protein is encoded by the coding sequence ATGGCCATATTAAAAGTCATTGAAGTGCTGGCATCCTCGAAAGAAAGCTGGGAAGATGCGACAAAGCAGGCGGTAAAAATAGCCGCACAGACGGTCAAGGAAATCCGTTCGGTCTACATCCAGGAGATGAGCGTGGTGGTCAAAAACAATGAGGTCGCCGAGTACCGGGTGAATGCCAAGATCACCTTCGAGGTGATTACGCTATAG
- a CDS encoding serine hydrolase domain-containing protein encodes MKTVSYSGLALATVILVSLLPACKQKPVTTAGKNESFKNKINLRSIDSVFDFSVRNNDIPGGVMLVAKQGEIVYWNSFGYRDKEAQEPMQNNDIFRQTFMTIPVTTVALMILYDEGRFSMDDPVSKYIPEFSDPMVMKLSTEVDAGGVPSSYTLEPATQEITIRHLLNQTSGLTYDFYNQPFISDLYRKAGMSNGLIQTQGTIGDMVKKLAGLPLYFNPGERWHLGMNADVVGYLVELLAGQTFETFLSQRICEPLGMHDTYFFVPAEKAERIASLYHPQTDVSLYKYAPEDQNFQGLTFTPVLNPDGPLTYFSGGAGLYSTAFDYWRFLQMLLNQGELDGVRILKSETVEMITTHQLGDMEFFAPGISYGFGFYVQTQPIEGMKGSSAGSFSWSGIFNTSCMVDPPLQMIYVVMCQHFPIGNFEVRDKVDRFIYHDILP; translated from the coding sequence ATGAAAACTGTGAGCTACTCCGGACTTGCTCTGGCCACTGTGATCCTGGTTTCCCTTTTGCCGGCCTGCAAACAAAAGCCGGTCACAACTGCCGGAAAGAATGAAAGCTTTAAAAACAAGATAAACCTCCGGAGCATCGACAGTGTTTTTGATTTTTCTGTCCGGAACAATGACATTCCGGGTGGTGTGATGCTTGTTGCAAAGCAAGGTGAGATCGTTTACTGGAATTCATTTGGTTACAGGGATAAGGAAGCTCAGGAGCCGATGCAGAACAATGATATTTTCAGGCAGACTTTTATGACCATACCCGTTACCACTGTTGCTTTAATGATCCTGTACGATGAGGGCAGGTTTTCGATGGACGACCCGGTTTCGAAATATATTCCGGAGTTTTCCGATCCAATGGTGATGAAACTGTCGACGGAGGTTGATGCAGGCGGGGTACCCTCATCCTATACCCTGGAACCGGCAACTCAGGAGATCACCATCCGGCATTTGTTGAACCAGACGTCGGGATTGACCTATGATTTTTATAACCAGCCCTTTATCTCCGATCTTTACCGTAAGGCGGGGATGTCCAATGGCTTGATCCAGACACAGGGTACCATTGGCGATATGGTTAAAAAACTTGCCGGACTTCCGCTGTATTTTAATCCGGGCGAACGCTGGCACCTGGGGATGAATGCCGATGTAGTGGGCTACCTGGTGGAACTCCTTGCAGGGCAAACCTTTGAAACATTTCTGTCCCAACGTATCTGCGAACCACTGGGGATGCACGACACCTATTTTTTCGTTCCCGCCGAAAAAGCGGAAAGGATTGCCTCACTCTATCACCCGCAGACTGACGTTTCCCTTTACAAATATGCACCCGAGGACCAAAATTTCCAGGGATTAACCTTTACACCCGTGTTAAATCCTGATGGACCGCTGACCTATTTTTCCGGTGGAGCGGGACTGTATTCGACCGCCTTTGATTATTGGCGTTTTTTACAGATGTTGCTCAACCAGGGTGAGCTTGATGGCGTTCGCATTCTGAAATCCGAAACGGTTGAGATGATAACCACCCATCAGTTGGGAGACATGGAATTTTTTGCTCCCGGTATTTCGTATGGCTTTGGCTTTTACGTCCAGACCCAGCCCATTGAAGGGATGAAAGGATCCTCTGCCGGCTCGTTCAGCTGGAGTGGCATTTTCAATACATCCTGCATGGTTGATCCTCCCCTGCAGATGATCTATGTGGTGATGTGCCAGCATTTCCCAATCGGTAATTTTGAGGTGAGGGACAAAGTGGACAGGTTCATTTATCATGATATTCTGCCATAG
- the rhaD gene encoding rhamnulose-1-phosphate aldolase, whose product MRKVLEDIAAIALVLEERGWAEGKAGNVSVNVTGSPGTEPEKPLSSFVAYPLPGAYKALAGHDFLISSATTRMRNLARQPLMNLLLIRISDDGASYIHLPIRQEIDTSLRPTSEFCTHLAIHESLISAGRQEQAILHTHVNELIALTLDQKINSETVLNQVLGSALLEMNTLLPRGVGLVPYLQPGSCEIARATVASLQQHDLILWSKHGVITIGADTFDCLDKIEIVTKAAKIYFLARPL is encoded by the coding sequence ATGAGAAAAGTACTGGAAGATATCGCAGCGATCGCCCTTGTTCTCGAAGAAAGAGGCTGGGCTGAGGGCAAGGCAGGCAATGTTTCCGTTAATGTCACCGGAAGCCCGGGTACAGAACCTGAAAAACCGCTGTCTTCATTTGTCGCCTACCCCTTGCCGGGAGCTTACAAAGCCCTTGCCGGGCACGATTTCCTGATCAGCAGTGCCACTACCCGTATGCGTAATCTCGCCAGGCAGCCGCTCATGAACCTTTTGCTGATCAGAATATCGGATGACGGTGCATCCTATATTCACCTTCCCATCCGACAGGAGATTGACACTTCCTTAAGACCCACTTCTGAATTCTGCACGCATCTGGCCATTCATGAATCCCTGATATCCGCCGGAAGGCAGGAACAAGCCATCCTGCATACCCATGTCAATGAACTGATTGCGCTCACCCTGGACCAGAAGATCAACAGTGAAACCGTTCTGAACCAGGTCCTTGGATCCGCTCTCCTGGAAATGAACACGTTGCTTCCCAGAGGGGTTGGGCTTGTCCCCTATCTGCAACCCGGATCCTGCGAGATTGCCAGGGCCACGGTCGCATCACTGCAACAGCACGACCTGATCCTTTGGTCCAAGCACGGGGTGATCACGATTGGAGCCGACACGTTTGACTGCCTTGATAAGATTGAGATCGTGACAAAAGCAGCGAAGATCTATTTCCTGGCCAGGCCCCTCTGA